In one Gadus morhua chromosome 7, gadMor3.0, whole genome shotgun sequence genomic region, the following are encoded:
- the LOC115546676 gene encoding uncharacterized protein LOC115546676, with protein sequence MVSVGTQTSISSQTSTPLASPEQTVDDDDDDNATVISDLSWVPEEPMDEEELFDEEPPYTCDPHHNCIDKFIVCQEELMGLFAICPACCERSDSSIVQQEGTFVKIKQVCASCGYHRFWQNQPMLHRNMPTCNLLLSGAIHFTGCLATQTLRMLTLFGLQFISASSFFRHQRRYTIPVIVQAWQNDQAKNFSDLRAMDGRLVLAGDCRSDSPGHCAKYGSYSLIEDRVNKVVDVQLVQSSEVPNSSWCELEGLKRSVGLLRGNDLHLATLITDRHRQVAKWVREELIPEGTQHYFDVWHIAKSMYPLLEP encoded by the exons ATGGTTAGCGTGGGCACACAGACTTCAATCAGCTCACAAACCTCCACTCCCCTCGCTAGTCCTGAACAGACAGttgacgacgacgatgatgataatGCCACTGTCATCAGTGACTTGTCGTGGGTGCCCGAAGAGCCGATGGATGAGGAGGAATTGTTTGATGAGGAGCCACCTTACACGTGTGACCCCCACCACAA ttgcatTGACAAATTCATTGTTTGCCAAGAGGAGCTGATGGGCCTTTTTGCCATCTGTCCGGCCTGTTGTGAGAGGTCGGATAGTAGCATCGTGCAGCAGGAAGGAACTTTTGTTAAGATCAAGCAG GTCTGTGCATCATGTGGCTACCACCGTTTCTGGCAAAACCAGCCAATGCTCCACAGGAACATGCCAACCTGCAACCTCCTGTTAAGTGGGGCCATTCATTTTACTGGATGTTTGGCCACACAGACACTAAGAATGTTGACCCTGTTTGGCCTGCAGTTCATCAGTGCCAGCAGTTTCTTTCGCCATCAGCGCCGCTACACCATCCCTGTAATCGTTCAGGCCTGGCAGAATGATCAAGCCAAGAATTTTAGTGACCTACGGGCAATGGATGGCAGGCTAGTTCTTGCTGGTGACTGCAG GTCAGATTCTCCTGGGCACTGCGCAAAGTATGGGTCATACTCTCTGATAGAGGACAGAGTGAACAAGGTGGtggatgttcagcttgttcag AGCTCAGAGGTCCCCAACAGCTCATGGTGTGAGCTTGAAGGCCTCAAGCGCAGTGTTGGCCTGCTGAGGGGAAACGACCTGCATTTGGCAACGCTGATCACGGACCGACATCGCCAG GTTGCCAaatgggtgagagaggagctgaTCCCTGAAGGGACACAGCATTATTTTGACGTGTGGCACATTGCCAAAAGTATGTATCCATTGTTGGAACCTTGA